A single region of the Undibacterium piscinae genome encodes:
- a CDS encoding glucose 1-dehydrogenase, which translates to MKQPTVLITGALTGIGRATAIAFAKQGANVVVSGRHEVAGQSLAAELRTLGANAEFVKADVANEADVSKLIEKAVSLFGQLDIAVNNAGTEGELGPITGQTAENVHATFSTNVLGTLLSMKHEMRAMQAQGHGSIVNLSSIAGKVGVAGASVYVASKHAVEGLTKSAALEGAAFGVRVNAVAPGPVQTDMLDRFVGRDESQKAGFLSGIPLKRAATVDEIAETILFVASSKATYLTGQSIAVDGGFTIQ; encoded by the coding sequence ATGAAACAACCTACAGTACTAATTACAGGTGCGCTTACAGGCATCGGCCGAGCAACTGCCATCGCTTTTGCAAAACAAGGTGCCAATGTGGTCGTCAGCGGCCGGCATGAAGTGGCGGGCCAATCGCTGGCAGCCGAATTACGAACGCTTGGTGCAAACGCAGAATTCGTCAAAGCCGATGTCGCTAACGAAGCCGATGTCAGCAAGCTTATCGAAAAGGCAGTCAGCCTTTTTGGTCAACTAGACATTGCCGTGAACAATGCTGGCACCGAAGGTGAATTAGGTCCAATCACCGGACAAACGGCAGAAAACGTACATGCGACATTTTCGACCAATGTTCTCGGTACGCTGCTGTCTATGAAACACGAGATGCGCGCAATGCAGGCGCAGGGACACGGCTCTATCGTCAACCTCTCTTCCATTGCCGGAAAGGTCGGCGTGGCAGGTGCATCGGTCTATGTTGCAAGCAAGCATGCAGTGGAAGGCTTGACCAAAAGTGCCGCATTGGAAGGCGCCGCGTTTGGCGTTCGTGTCAACGCAGTTGCGCCAGGACCAGTCCAAACCGACATGCTCGACCGATTTGTCGGTCGGGATGAAAGCCAGAAAGCCGGTTTCTTGTCAGGCATTCCATTAAAGCGTGCCGCAACTGTCGATGAAATTGCTGAGACGATCCTCTTCGTGGCGTCATCCAAGGCCACTTACCTGACCGGCCAATCGATCGCGGTTGACGGTGGCTTCACCATTCAATAA
- a CDS encoding carboxymuconolactone decarboxylase family protein: protein MTIINVPTREEVSATNQAIFDNLKSAIGMVPNLYATFAHSETALASYMTFQNAKSSVSGKAREVVNLVVSQVNECRYCLAAHTMLSKMAGFTDEQILEIRHGRASFDTKFDALARLAKGITESRGHVDQALVLEFFAAGWTKENLVDAIVIIGDKIVSNYLHSTTQVPVDFPAAPELA, encoded by the coding sequence ATGACTATCATCAATGTACCGACCCGTGAAGAAGTATCTGCCACCAATCAAGCTATTTTTGATAACCTCAAAAGTGCGATAGGCATGGTGCCCAATCTCTATGCCACGTTTGCCCATTCCGAAACAGCCTTGGCAAGCTATATGACTTTCCAGAATGCCAAAAGTAGCGTGTCTGGCAAAGCGCGTGAGGTTGTCAATCTCGTTGTAAGTCAGGTCAATGAATGCCGTTACTGTTTGGCCGCACACACCATGCTCAGCAAAATGGCCGGTTTCACAGATGAACAAATTCTCGAAATCCGTCATGGTCGCGCCAGTTTCGACACCAAATTCGACGCACTTGCACGCCTGGCAAAAGGAATCACTGAAAGCCGTGGCCACGTCGATCAAGCTCTAGTCCTCGAATTCTTTGCCGCTGGTTGGACGAAAGAAAACCTGGTCGATGCCATCGTCATCATCGGTGACAAAATCGTGAGCAACTATTTGCACTCGACAACCCAAGTTCCTGTGGATTTTCCTGCCGCTCCTGAGCTCGCCTAA
- a CDS encoding VOC family protein, whose product MLIPPGFNTVTPYFFVEGADRFIEFLVHGLGGIEIGRHMNGDRIANAQVRLGTSTVMVSEASNGFPAMPASYYLYVENADESMQRAIAAGGTKIMDVANMPYQDRQGGIKDQFGNLWWL is encoded by the coding sequence ATGCTTATCCCACCAGGTTTCAATACCGTAACGCCCTACTTCTTCGTTGAAGGTGCAGATCGCTTCATTGAGTTCCTCGTTCACGGGCTTGGAGGCATCGAAATTGGCCGCCACATGAATGGCGATCGAATAGCAAATGCACAGGTTCGTCTCGGCACTTCCACAGTGATGGTCAGCGAAGCATCAAACGGCTTCCCAGCCATGCCAGCTTCCTACTATCTCTACGTCGAGAACGCGGATGAATCCATGCAGAGAGCAATCGCCGCTGGGGGTACGAAGATCATGGACGTAGCCAACATGCCATACCAGGACAGACAAGGCGGCATCAAAGATCAATTCGGCAATCTTTGGTGGCTATAG
- a CDS encoding IS66 family transposase has product MDIATKLAQFNADPALTQWVMAQLNGAGLAQAEKAALQDQLRRKEHDLHVKECKIQALTLELAYHKRLKFSAKAEAFTVQQRDLFLECEQSDLAAMQAELAQLSSATTPRKPSPTGRRPLPAELPRIEHRHEPESCTCAQCGKDLIKIGEDISEQLDVEPARFFVHRHIRPQYACRACETVTAAAIPPAVIDRSLAAPGLLAWVVIQKYLDHLPLYRIEQISSRHGVGIARSTLAEWVGRIGVALQPLSDRLAEILKQGRVLHADETPVPLLDPGNGKTKRAYLWAYRSNALEDQPAIIVFDFQTGRSGSHARAFLRHWQGHLMVDDYAGYKALFALGITELACLAHARRKFFDLHAANGHPIANEALTRIAKLYHIEAEGKGDSIEQRQQRRATQALPELKAMHAWLIHTRQQSADGSSLAKAIDYSLKRWSAIERYANSGHLPIDNNPIENAIRPIAIGKKNWLFAGSERAGRQAAAIQSLLATAKANGIEPLAWLKGTLEKLPTHPNSRIDELLPLPC; this is encoded by the coding sequence ATGGATATCGCCACCAAACTCGCCCAATTCAACGCTGACCCCGCACTGACTCAATGGGTGATGGCGCAGTTGAATGGGGCCGGACTGGCACAGGCGGAGAAGGCTGCTTTGCAGGATCAATTACGTCGCAAGGAGCACGATCTTCACGTCAAAGAATGCAAAATTCAAGCCTTGACTTTAGAACTGGCGTATCACAAACGTCTCAAATTCAGCGCAAAAGCCGAAGCGTTTACGGTACAACAACGCGACCTGTTTTTAGAGTGCGAACAAAGCGACCTGGCTGCGATGCAGGCCGAGCTTGCCCAATTATCTTCAGCGACAACACCACGTAAGCCAAGCCCTACCGGACGTAGGCCACTGCCAGCGGAACTGCCGCGCATTGAACATCGTCATGAGCCAGAAAGCTGCACCTGCGCTCAATGCGGCAAAGACCTGATCAAGATCGGTGAAGACATCAGTGAACAACTCGACGTCGAACCAGCACGCTTCTTTGTGCATCGGCATATTCGCCCTCAATACGCCTGTCGCGCTTGTGAGACAGTCACCGCAGCAGCCATTCCCCCGGCAGTGATCGATCGTAGTCTGGCGGCACCAGGATTATTGGCATGGGTGGTAATTCAAAAATATCTCGATCACTTACCACTGTATCGGATTGAGCAAATCAGCAGTCGACACGGTGTTGGCATTGCCCGCTCCACACTGGCCGAGTGGGTAGGACGTATTGGCGTCGCCCTGCAACCGCTCAGTGACCGGTTGGCAGAAATACTCAAGCAAGGACGAGTGCTGCATGCCGACGAAACCCCGGTGCCGCTGCTCGACCCCGGCAATGGTAAGACCAAGCGTGCCTATCTATGGGCATATCGCAGCAATGCCTTAGAAGACCAGCCTGCCATCATCGTGTTCGATTTCCAAACCGGACGCAGTGGCAGTCATGCGCGCGCGTTTCTGCGGCATTGGCAAGGCCATCTTATGGTGGATGATTATGCCGGCTACAAAGCCCTGTTCGCGCTGGGCATCACCGAACTGGCCTGCCTGGCGCACGCCCGTCGCAAATTCTTCGACCTGCACGCCGCCAATGGGCATCCGATTGCCAATGAGGCACTTACACGCATTGCAAAGCTGTATCACATTGAGGCCGAGGGTAAAGGCGACAGTATCGAACAACGACAACAACGACGTGCTACACAGGCGCTGCCAGAACTCAAAGCGATGCATGCCTGGCTGATTCACACACGCCAACAGAGCGCCGATGGCAGCAGTCTCGCCAAAGCCATCGACTACAGCCTCAAACGCTGGAGCGCGATTGAACGCTACGCCAATAGCGGTCATCTGCCAATCGACAATAATCCGATTGAAAACGCCATTCGCCCTATTGCCATTGGCAAAAAGAACTGGCTCTTCGCCGGTTCTGAACGAGCAGGCCGACAAGCTGCCGCCATTCAAAGCCTGCTCGCCACCGCGAAAGCCAATGGCATAGAACCTTTGGCATGGCTTAAAGGCACACTCGAAAAATTACCGACGCATCCAAACAGCCGGATTGATGAACTGCTACCGCTGCCTTGTTAA
- a CDS encoding LysR family transcriptional regulator: MDKLSAMKTFVRVVEAGSFTAVADEMRSTQSAISKQVAALEKELGTKLLIRTTRSLSLSEEGTRYFEQARRLVGEINEAESDLRQGEGQLSGWLRVAASVGFGRLKLMPLVSTFMNTHPGVKIDLRLNDGFIDLVEQGIDVSVRIGDLPDSGLIARRIGTSQRMLLAHRDYSKTLPKGLNVPMNPEDLSSHNCIVYTELATRNLWTFEAVAGASEPTGTRKTLRVGGRLQTNSSEVIRYAVSTGMGIGYSPTWLFESELASGEVIRVMPGWQSPPAPIHMVSPPERKHSAKVKAFVEHVASALVTNRD; encoded by the coding sequence ATGGATAAGCTTTCGGCAATGAAAACTTTTGTGCGTGTGGTTGAAGCGGGCAGCTTTACGGCGGTAGCAGACGAGATGCGGTCGACTCAAAGCGCGATCAGCAAGCAGGTTGCGGCTCTGGAAAAAGAATTGGGCACCAAGCTGTTAATCAGAACAACGCGATCGCTCTCGTTATCAGAAGAGGGCACCCGCTATTTCGAGCAGGCACGCAGGCTTGTGGGAGAGATCAATGAGGCTGAATCCGATTTGCGCCAAGGCGAAGGTCAACTAAGCGGCTGGTTACGAGTAGCCGCCTCGGTAGGATTTGGCCGTCTCAAACTCATGCCTTTAGTGAGTACATTCATGAATACCCACCCGGGTGTAAAAATCGACTTGCGACTCAATGACGGGTTTATCGATTTGGTTGAGCAAGGAATTGATGTCTCGGTACGTATCGGCGATTTGCCTGACAGTGGGTTGATCGCTCGCCGCATAGGCACTTCGCAACGTATGCTATTGGCGCATCGTGACTACTCAAAAACCTTGCCAAAAGGGCTCAATGTACCAATGAATCCGGAAGACTTATCCAGCCACAATTGTATTGTCTATACCGAACTGGCCACACGCAATCTGTGGACTTTCGAAGCCGTTGCGGGAGCTTCAGAGCCTACTGGCACTCGCAAGACACTTCGCGTGGGGGGGCGTCTGCAAACGAATAGTAGTGAGGTGATCCGTTATGCAGTTAGCACCGGGATGGGCATTGGCTATTCGCCGACATGGCTTTTTGAGTCTGAGTTGGCGAGTGGCGAGGTGATACGTGTTATGCCTGGTTGGCAATCTCCGCCAGCGCCGATCCACATGGTGAGTCCACCTGAACGTAAGCACTCGGCAAAGGTTAAAGCGTTTGTCGAGCACGTTGCCTCTGCATTGGTGACGAATCGCGATTGA
- a CDS encoding YdeI/OmpD-associated family protein — MKSKISGGLVHELPFDFARTLTEKDVINIWEELTPIGRNEFICWVEDAKQEKTRTKRIVRAVEELLDGKKRPCCWVGCIHRTDKKPSKWQQDVLMDKKPYKSGAK; from the coding sequence ATGAAATCAAAAATTTCTGGGGGGCTTGTACACGAATTACCTTTTGATTTTGCCAGAACGTTAACTGAAAAAGATGTAATAAATATCTGGGAAGAGTTGACACCAATCGGCCGAAACGAATTTATTTGCTGGGTTGAAGACGCCAAACAAGAAAAAACTAGAACAAAACGAATTGTTCGTGCTGTCGAGGAATTGCTCGACGGAAAGAAGCGGCCATGCTGTTGGGTAGGGTGTATTCATCGGACGGACAAGAAGCCTAGCAAGTGGCAGCAGGACGTTTTAATGGATAAAAAGCCCTATAAGTCAGGGGCAAAGTAA
- a CDS encoding DMT family transporter, with protein sequence MNNTTLTPSAVSLSGDAARLATGIAVGLLAASIGALYTVYARWGIARGLSSPDLTALRFGIAGLVLLPVLLTALIKQRTVLSKKWRVWIAVSMLAGTPFGLLMFGALQFTPSSHAAVFPFAAMSVMGMLIGALVLRDRITHRKALGIAVVVFGLVLVSGIDQASFTNQTLMGDAMFIAAGTLWAYFGVLLRKHSLDPLLATSVIAFSALVTYVPVYLWATGAKGLIEASSEVFWTEALIQGVIAGTGTLFTYAKMVSILGPTRAAVFPALAPGIAALIAWPILGHKPGTFEILGLIIVIAGLLFAVTGVRKS encoded by the coding sequence ATGAACAACACAACACTCACACCTTCAGCGGTATCACTATCGGGTGACGCGGCAAGACTTGCCACAGGGATTGCCGTTGGGTTGTTGGCAGCCAGCATTGGCGCGCTCTACACGGTTTATGCCAGATGGGGAATTGCACGAGGGCTCTCGTCGCCCGATTTGACAGCACTGCGCTTTGGAATTGCAGGACTTGTCCTCTTGCCCGTGCTATTGACGGCATTGATCAAACAACGCACTGTTTTGTCCAAAAAATGGCGTGTCTGGATTGCAGTGTCAATGTTGGCTGGAACGCCATTTGGCTTGCTTATGTTTGGCGCCCTTCAGTTCACGCCGTCTAGTCATGCCGCAGTATTTCCCTTTGCTGCGATGAGCGTAATGGGAATGTTGATTGGCGCTTTAGTCCTGCGCGACCGCATTACTCATAGAAAGGCATTGGGCATTGCTGTTGTGGTATTTGGTCTGGTGCTGGTGTCGGGAATTGATCAAGCAAGTTTTACAAATCAAACGTTGATGGGTGATGCGATGTTCATCGCAGCCGGAACCTTGTGGGCATACTTTGGCGTTCTTCTGAGAAAGCATAGCCTTGATCCTTTGCTTGCCACATCAGTCATCGCGTTTTCAGCACTTGTCACTTATGTTCCCGTTTACTTGTGGGCAACAGGGGCAAAAGGTCTGATCGAAGCAAGCAGTGAGGTATTCTGGACCGAAGCGTTGATCCAGGGTGTCATTGCCGGAACCGGCACACTCTTCACCTACGCCAAGATGGTATCCATCCTAGGGCCAACGCGTGCTGCTGTATTCCCTGCACTGGCACCGGGTATCGCGGCGCTCATTGCGTGGCCCATTCTAGGGCACAAGCCAGGCACCTTTGAAATCTTAGGATTGATCATCGTCATCGCAGGGCTCCTCTTTGCTGTCACTGGCGTTCGTAAGAGCTAG
- a CDS encoding EAL domain-containing protein: MSIQVKSYHFLQKSLGSIIVWPLICGILTVTLWGVLYSKIDEDKKILRANALKDVTLSSRAYAQYLNRAVEQIDQISMNVKYDWESSHGKLRLENLRQRGMFVAPQFAVVAILDKLGRPVTSTAPMEKWQDTTLRGQFYFHKNNNSSAMQIGLPAVIDSSGRLVIQFTRRIEAQDESFDGVVVISIDPSYFLTFYDQQSLGKMGLLALLSSDDQIGTSRIGDTLYSGSGQAFVSELNTSASSGAKFFSGLSTFVDQQSRILGWQELSSYSLKALVGLSEAELLDANRSGWIVSKNYAIVGSLFLLLFAVVATTMATRLALRKYQAREISDTYRLATEGTDDGFYMMNALRDLRGKIIDFQVVDCNARGALFFGFNREELIGVNLSSLNGENYFKVLLNIYSKAMETGFYEDEYELPDESSLNMVWARRRLARSGTGLAVTIQDISAKKESERDLERLANSDGLTGLYNRHWLLNFLPHAISRAKTAQHMLALLFIDLDGFKNINDTQGHEAGDHLLKSVASRLQSVLRPSDNVIRIGGDEFVVILEPVQRESKPARVAERIAEAFSQPFWLGGEKHNIGASIGISLYPRDGDDTDTLLKNADIAMYSVKAAGKGHYNFFKPELYANIKARFAMEQALVQAIELNQFVLHYQPRVNTISGEMISMEALIRWIHPERGLISPIEFIPIAESTGLILALGDMVMEKACSQISDWKNQQLPLVPVSINVSARQFHAGDLQKKLNVCLKKYEIDATLLEVEITESAMMGEDNAIIAELAAIRSLGIKLLVDDFGTGYSSLSQLQRLEMDVLKIDRVFTSELGKSREGEIFFKAIVSMAHALNMGVVAEGVETLEQLGILRTLCCDEIQGYFISRPVTPETMSELMLQRYLMPSVAI, from the coding sequence ATGTCGATACAAGTAAAAAGTTATCATTTTTTACAAAAGAGCTTAGGCTCTATTATTGTCTGGCCACTGATTTGCGGCATTCTGACCGTAACACTGTGGGGAGTTCTGTATTCAAAAATCGATGAAGACAAAAAAATCTTGCGTGCCAATGCGCTAAAGGACGTCACATTATCGTCCCGCGCCTATGCGCAATATCTTAATCGCGCAGTCGAGCAAATTGACCAAATTAGTATGAATGTCAAATATGATTGGGAAAGTTCTCACGGAAAATTGCGTCTAGAGAACTTAAGGCAAAGGGGAATGTTCGTCGCACCGCAGTTTGCTGTGGTGGCAATTCTCGATAAATTAGGTCGACCCGTAACATCAACAGCTCCTATGGAAAAATGGCAAGATACAACTTTACGCGGTCAATTTTATTTTCATAAAAACAATAATTCAAGTGCGATGCAGATAGGGCTACCTGCAGTTATCGATAGCTCTGGCAGGCTAGTCATTCAATTTACCAGAAGAATTGAAGCTCAAGATGAGTCGTTTGATGGCGTAGTCGTGATATCCATCGACCCTTCCTATTTTTTGACTTTCTACGATCAGCAAAGTTTGGGCAAAATGGGTTTGTTAGCATTGCTTAGCAGCGATGATCAGATAGGGACTTCCCGGATTGGAGACACTTTATATTCAGGCAGTGGCCAGGCGTTTGTCTCAGAATTAAATACAAGTGCATCGTCTGGAGCAAAATTTTTCTCCGGCCTGAGCACTTTCGTTGATCAGCAGTCCCGCATTCTTGGTTGGCAGGAACTATCAAGTTATTCCTTAAAGGCATTGGTTGGTTTGTCTGAAGCAGAATTACTCGACGCGAATCGCTCTGGATGGATCGTTAGTAAAAACTATGCGATCGTGGGCAGTTTATTTCTACTTTTGTTCGCCGTGGTGGCGACCACCATGGCTACCCGACTTGCATTGAGGAAATATCAAGCCAGAGAAATCAGTGATACATACCGACTTGCGACCGAGGGAACTGATGACGGCTTTTATATGATGAATGCCTTACGTGATTTACGCGGCAAAATCATCGATTTTCAAGTAGTTGACTGCAATGCGAGAGGTGCATTGTTTTTTGGCTTCAATCGCGAAGAATTGATTGGCGTCAACTTATCCTCCCTAAACGGCGAAAACTATTTCAAAGTATTGTTAAATATTTACTCTAAGGCCATGGAAACAGGGTTTTATGAAGATGAATACGAATTGCCGGATGAAAGTTCTCTGAATATGGTGTGGGCAAGACGACGCCTAGCGCGTTCCGGTACTGGATTGGCAGTAACGATACAAGATATCAGTGCAAAGAAAGAATCCGAGCGTGATCTCGAGCGCTTAGCCAATAGTGATGGGCTCACTGGGCTTTACAACCGTCATTGGCTATTGAATTTTCTACCACACGCCATTTCGCGAGCCAAGACGGCCCAGCATATGTTGGCGCTGCTATTTATCGATTTGGATGGGTTCAAAAATATAAACGACACGCAAGGACACGAAGCGGGCGACCATCTATTAAAGTCGGTGGCATCGCGGCTACAATCGGTATTACGTCCAAGCGACAACGTGATTCGTATCGGAGGTGATGAATTTGTTGTCATCTTGGAGCCTGTACAAAGAGAAAGTAAGCCAGCACGTGTCGCTGAACGGATAGCCGAAGCGTTTTCTCAACCTTTTTGGTTGGGCGGAGAAAAGCATAATATTGGTGCGTCTATCGGCATCAGTCTTTATCCTAGAGATGGCGACGATACCGATACGTTACTGAAGAATGCGGACATCGCAATGTATTCGGTCAAGGCAGCTGGTAAAGGACATTACAATTTTTTCAAACCTGAATTGTATGCAAATATTAAAGCGCGTTTTGCAATGGAACAAGCGCTGGTGCAGGCAATTGAGTTGAATCAGTTCGTATTGCATTACCAACCACGCGTCAATACGATAAGTGGCGAAATGATCAGCATGGAAGCATTAATCCGCTGGATACACCCAGAGCGTGGACTCATTTCTCCAATAGAATTTATCCCAATAGCGGAAAGTACCGGACTAATCCTTGCTCTTGGTGACATGGTTATGGAAAAAGCATGCTCCCAAATATCGGACTGGAAGAATCAACAATTACCATTAGTCCCGGTCTCGATTAATGTCTCTGCTCGACAATTTCACGCTGGAGATCTACAAAAAAAACTCAATGTTTGTTTAAAAAAATATGAGATCGATGCGACATTACTTGAGGTAGAAATTACTGAATCAGCCATGATGGGCGAGGACAATGCGATTATTGCAGAGCTAGCCGCCATCAGGTCTCTAGGTATAAAACTATTAGTCGATGATTTTGGCACTGGCTATTCTTCGCTCTCGCAACTGCAGAGACTAGAAATGGATGTATTAAAGATTGATCGTGTATTTACTAGTGAACTGGGAAAATCACGGGAAGGTGAAATTTTCTTTAAGGCGATAGTCTCAATGGCGCATGCCTTGAACATGGGAGTGGTCGCAGAGGGCGTGGAAACGTTGGAGCAACTTGGAATACTACGCACATTGTGTTGCGATGAAATACAAGGGTATTTTATTTCTCGTCCCGTAACACCTGAAACAATGTCGGAACTAATGCTGCAACGATATTTGATGCCGTCTGTTGCGATTTGA
- a CDS encoding AhpC/TSA family protein has product MMEGATTKLKNTGIELSAKKVGDRAPNATLPDAKGKLINLENLWKSGPLVAIFYRGAWCPYCNLELRAWQKHTAELRKLGATLVAISPQTPDNSMSTAEKNELAFSVLSDSAMEAARGFGIEFTLPPELVELYGSVENNLPELNGNGQWVLPIPATFVIDQSGIIQFAHVDADYRSRAEPAEVISLVRLLVSSALPD; this is encoded by the coding sequence ATGATGGAAGGCGCAACGACCAAACTCAAAAACACTGGCATTGAATTGAGCGCAAAAAAAGTTGGCGATAGGGCTCCTAATGCGACCCTACCCGACGCGAAAGGCAAATTGATCAATCTTGAAAACTTATGGAAAAGCGGCCCGCTGGTTGCTATATTCTATCGGGGAGCATGGTGCCCATATTGCAATCTGGAGCTGCGCGCTTGGCAAAAGCACACCGCCGAACTGAGAAAGCTCGGTGCAACATTGGTGGCAATCTCGCCCCAAACGCCGGATAATTCTATGAGCACGGCAGAAAAAAATGAACTTGCGTTTTCTGTTCTGAGTGATTCCGCAATGGAAGCAGCAAGGGGTTTTGGCATTGAATTCACGCTGCCACCAGAACTGGTGGAGTTGTATGGTTCTGTTGAAAATAACCTCCCTGAGCTCAATGGCAATGGTCAATGGGTACTGCCGATCCCCGCGACGTTTGTAATTGACCAATCGGGCATCATTCAATTCGCTCACGTGGATGCCGACTATCGCAGTCGTGCAGAACCAGCAGAGGTAATCAGCCTGGTTCGGTTACTGGTATCAAGTGCTTTGCCAGATTGA
- a CDS encoding tyrosine-type recombinase/integrase, which translates to MNSNTVEHKTSWNKGKLVGQKLPLKLKEIWAIRIRLQLALRTRELAMFNLAIDSKLRGCDLVNLRVCDVAQGQRIMSRAIVMQKKTKVPVQFEITESTRDSLLALINKAHLTPDQCLFQSRLKKSVHISTRQYARIVQSWVTSIGLNPVAYGTHTMRRTKATLIYRRTKNLRAVQLLLGHTKLESTVRYLGIEVDDALEIAEQTEV; encoded by the coding sequence ATGAACTCAAACACAGTTGAACATAAAACATCTTGGAACAAAGGAAAATTAGTCGGTCAAAAATTGCCCTTAAAACTGAAAGAAATCTGGGCAATCCGAATTCGCCTTCAGCTTGCTCTACGCACCCGGGAATTGGCGATGTTCAATTTGGCGATCGATAGTAAGTTGCGTGGTTGTGATCTGGTCAATTTACGCGTCTGTGATGTCGCCCAAGGGCAAAGAATCATGTCGCGCGCTATTGTCATGCAAAAGAAAACCAAAGTACCAGTTCAATTCGAAATTACGGAATCGACCAGGGACTCACTTTTAGCTTTGATCAACAAGGCACACCTGACGCCGGATCAATGTCTATTTCAAAGTAGGCTAAAAAAATCAGTTCATATTTCAACGCGACAATATGCAAGGATCGTTCAATCTTGGGTCACTTCCATAGGATTAAATCCAGTCGCGTATGGCACACATACGATGCGTCGAACCAAAGCGACCTTGATTTATCGCCGGACAAAAAATTTACGTGCGGTGCAGCTTTTGCTTGGCCATACTAAACTCGAAAGCACCGTGCGTTATTTGGGCATTGAGGTTGATGATGCCCTTGAGATTGCGGAACAAACAGAGGTGTAA
- a CDS encoding chlorite dismutase family protein produces the protein MKNFYSFVGSDVGLWNVTNQNTIVGSALESVQRIEVINSPLNKLTEQGVWALQGFTSNVRYANRNEIVKLQAAQEGLNRNASVCAALIPIKKNAQWWAMSQDERRSIFEEQSHHTEIGLGYLPEIARQLHHSRDLGEQFDFITWFEFAPEHTELFNQLLAQLRATKEWQFVDREIDIRLEKKA, from the coding sequence ATGAAAAATTTTTATTCATTTGTCGGAAGTGATGTCGGCCTGTGGAATGTCACCAACCAAAATACTATTGTAGGGTCAGCACTTGAATCGGTGCAGAGGATTGAAGTCATCAATTCGCCACTGAATAAATTGACCGAACAAGGTGTTTGGGCATTGCAGGGTTTTACCAGCAATGTCCGTTACGCAAATCGAAATGAAATTGTAAAACTTCAAGCAGCACAAGAAGGTTTAAACAGAAATGCATCTGTGTGCGCTGCGCTTATTCCTATCAAGAAAAATGCTCAATGGTGGGCTATGTCTCAGGATGAACGACGATCCATTTTTGAAGAGCAATCGCATCACACCGAAATTGGGCTAGGCTATCTTCCCGAAATCGCTCGGCAATTACATCATTCGCGTGATCTTGGGGAACAATTTGATTTTATAACCTGGTTTGAATTTGCCCCGGAACATACAGAACTATTCAATCAATTACTTGCGCAATTGCGAGCGACAAAAGAATGGCAATTTGTTGATCGTGAAATTGATATTCGTCTGGAGAAAAAGGCGTGA